TGCTCAGGAAGAATCGAGCCCTTTAAATCTCTTGCGAACCACCGAGAAATAAATTACACTTCTAAAACCGATGGATCTCATAAAAACAATCAGCAATGTCCTCGGTGTAATCGCCATCGTAATCGGTGTCTTTCTAATACCGCTGAGCATCTGGTTTCTTCAGCCTGCGATTAAAAATAAGGATAGGACTTCCCTTGTCATATCGATCGTTGTTCTGGCCCTGGCTGCAGGTTGCTTCATCGGGGCATACATCATGTTTACAACCGGGATAATCAAAATGGCTGTGACGTAGCCCTGCGGTGAATCCACTTGACGGCTGATCTAATAGACGGCGCCGCCGTCCAGGAAGATCGGGTGCCCCGATATATAGTCACCCTCGTCGGAGCACAGGAAAACACAGAGGTTGCCGACATCCTGCGGCTGGCAGACACGTCCGAACGGCAAATTTTTAGCCAGGTCCTTAATGTCCATTCCCATACCATTGACCAGGCGTGTGCCCATGTCGGTCTCTATCAGGCCGCAGGCGATGGTGTTCACCCTGATATTGTGGCCCACCTCCTCCTTGGCCAGGACGGAGGACAGGGCGTTGAGGCCCGCCTTGGCCACCGCATAGGGAGCGTGCCCGGCCATGCAACTGAAGGGGCTGACCGAAGAGATATTGATGATATCGCCGCGCTTCTGTTTCCTGATTATGGGCAGCGCCTCCCTAATGAAATAGAAGGCCCCCATCACGTGTATTTTGAAAAGCCTCTCCATCTCATCCGCCTCGGTATCCCCGACGAACCGCCCGCGCGAGGCTATGCCTGCGTTGTTTACCAGTATATCAATCCTGCCGAAGGTCTCTACGGTTTTAGCCACGGCGGCCTTGACCTGCTCGTAATAGGTGACATCGGCCTGTACCGACAGGGTACGACGTCCCAGGGCCACGATCTCCGCTCCGGTGGATTTCGCGGCGTCGGCGTCGCGCCTGTAATTGAACGCGATATCGGCCCCCTCACGGGCCAGGGCCAGCGCGATACCTCTGCCGATGCCCCTGCCACCACCTGTAACCAGGGCAATTTTCCCCAATAATCTCAAGACTGACCTCCTGTTAAATCAATCAGCGAAAAGTGAATTATTTAAATGATACTGTCGATGTCAGCCGATAACAACTTATTATATTGACATGACTATAAAATCTTTTTTTAATTGCCTGAAATAGGCGATAATATCATGCAAAGCGGTATCCACATGAACATTTTATCCAACGTGGCGGCACTGGTCATCGGCATAGCCTCCATATTGACCTTCTACACGGCCCTTTTACACGTCACCCGCAAAAAGGTCAATAACACCTATAAATTCAGAATTATCCGGGACGTGATGGTCGGCATCCAATCCCTTCAACTGTGTTTCGTGGCGATGAACCTGCAGTTCGAGTATCCCTTTCTGCTGTATCCATTGCTTACGCTGCTGTTCATATCCGGCTCGCTCAATTACATACGATATTTCATGTTTTTCTACCCCGGAGGGAAAATACCCCTTCGCCTGATATTGCAGATGACCCCGGCTGCGATCATACTGGTAGCTGAAACATGGTTCTACTTTATCGATACGGGCGCAAACAAGGCCGTTGTAATCAGCATATTCGCGGACCCGACCGGCAATCCGATCACGCTCGTGTTCGTGGCGGGTGTACTCGTTCTGCTCGTTCAATATGTGTTGCTGCTGCGTCTCGAGTCGGGGTTCATCAACATCGCCACTATGCGTGAACCCGTCCGGGTCTCCATCGTCCTTACCCTGTTTTATATGGCGGATATCATCCTGATCACAACCGGTTTCATCCTGGCCAACAGCGCGGTCATGGATACAGGCATCATGTTGATCGGACTTACGGGTCTTACCTACCTGCTGTTTGAAAACAGGTATCCCCATTTTTACCAGCTCGTCGCACGGGAGGAGAAGCAACAAAAATATCGTAAGTCGCTGATCCAGGGTCTTAGCACCAATAAAATAATTCAGCGCCTGCGTGAATTGATGGAGGAAGATAAGATATATCGGCAATTCGAATTAAAGCTCGATGAAGTTGCCTCCATGCTTTTCATAACCCCACACCAGCTCTCCGAGTTTATCAACGACCACATCGGCATGAATTTCTCGAGTTATGTAAACAACTACAGGGTGGAGGAGGCCAAGGAGCTCCTTATCAGCAACCCGGACCAGAGCGCCCTGTCCATCGGACTTGAGGTGGGGTTCGGCTCCAAGCCTTCGTTTAATACTATCTTCAAGCAGAAAACCGGCATGACCCCCCTGGAGTACAGGAAAAAGGGTATAGCCATATAATTCCAACTGCATATTGAAGAAAACGTGATATGATACCTGGCTTCAAAATATTGAGGTGATAAATGAGGATCAAAGAGCAGTTATCCAGGCGTGAATGGGTTTTGCTGGCGATGTCTCATCGCACAACGGACGGTATGATCGACCTCGTTTATACGTCCGACGACATCGGCGGGCAAACAGGCCTACTCGTGTCGTTACCCATGTAGGAAGAGTTTATCAAGCCGTACCATGTGTGTATTAACGATATGGTGCACAACATGGGCTCGAAAATTATCTATCACAGCGGCGGCTATATCCTCGGGCCATCACACTGCGTCCAGGCGGGGACCCCTCCCGAGAATATTTATGCCATGTTAGAAACGGCACTGAGCTATTACCCGCACCGCTGAACCTGGCTTGTATTCAAGGCTATTTTCCGGTAAAAAACGGGCATGATGCCCCCGCAGTACCGGAAAAAAGGTTCAATATTATAATTCTTAACGACAGCCGGCCGTTTTTCTGTTATTTTTCCTCCGATCAACAGTGAAATCTTAACGGAGGAGATTATGACTGAAGAAACGTTTATACCGGATTGGACCAACGACCCGCCTGCGCCGGGTTCATACAGGTCCATTGTCAAAATAGGGAGGCCTGACCAGATCAAGCTGCCGTCACCCGAGTACTTCCACCTCATTCAAAAGGAACTCAAACTTGACAGGAAATATTTTGAAGACAGGTGCGATGGCAACCAACGGCTGGGACCTGTGCCTGCATCCAATGTCGACACAGGCGCAATTGAAGCATTCATTGAAATGGTCGGGAGTGAGAATGTCCAGGCGGATGATTTTAACAGGGTCAAGTACAGCTACGGGAAATTGCCCGAAGAGACCTTTCCCCTCAAGCGCGGCAAGCTCCACGAGATAACCGGGGCTGTTGTGCACCCGCGCGACAAGGAAGATGTCAGGAAGTTGGTGGGCTTCTGCAACGAAAAGAAAATCCCTATATACGTGTACGGCGGCGGCTCCGGAACTACCAAGGCACTGCTGCCCGAGAAAGGTGGAATCACCCTTGTGCTCAACACGCACATGAATAAGGTGCTGGAGGTCAATGAGTTGAACAGCACCAGCCGTGTGCAGGCCGGCTGTATGGGCCCTCAATACGAAGAGGCCCTGAATAATGCGCCCCAGCGATATCATACCGTCCACCGCTTCACCGGCGGACACTTCCCCCAGTCCTGGGAATTGTCCAGCGTGGGCGGCTGGGTGGTGACCAGCGGCAGCGGGCAGGCTTCGACTTACTACGGCGAGCCGGTCAACCTGGTGCTCAGCGTCGAGGTGGTAACACCCCGCGGAGTCATCAATACTATCGATTATCCCAGCACGGCCACCGGTCCCAGGGTGATAGATATGTTCAAGGGTAGCGAGGGGTCCTTCGGCGTGGTGGTGGAGCTTACCATGAAGGTATTTCGCTACATGCCGGAAAACAGAAAGTATTTTAGCTATATCTTCCCCACCTGGCCCAAGGCGATCGACGCAGCCAGGGAGATCTGCCAGGGCCAGTTCGGCCTGCCCGCGGTGCTCAGGGTCTCGGATGCCGAGGAGACCGACCATGCCTTCCAGATGTATCCGCAGAAACCGGCGGTTGAGTGGTTCCTCGGGGCGTTCGGATTAAAGCGTGGCCGACGATCGATTTGCATGGGCATTATCGAGGGTGACAAAGATTTCGCCAAACTGGTGAAAAAGAAAATGAATGCTATAGCCAAAAGCTATGGCGGGCTGAGCATA
This genomic window from Dehalococcoidia bacterium contains:
- a CDS encoding glucose 1-dehydrogenase encodes the protein MRLLGKIALVTGGGRGIGRGIALALAREGADIAFNYRRDADAAKSTGAEIVALGRRTLSVQADVTYYEQVKAAVAKTVETFGRIDILVNNAGIASRGRFVGDTEADEMERLFKIHVMGAFYFIREALPIIRKQKRGDIINISSVSPFSCMAGHAPYAVAKAGLNALSSVLAKEEVGHNIRVNTIACGLIETDMGTRLVNGMGMDIKDLAKNLPFGRVCQPQDVGNLCVFLCSDEGDYISGHPIFLDGGAVY
- a CDS encoding helix-turn-helix domain-containing protein; protein product: MQSGIHMNILSNVAALVIGIASILTFYTALLHVTRKKVNNTYKFRIIRDVMVGIQSLQLCFVAMNLQFEYPFLLYPLLTLLFISGSLNYIRYFMFFYPGGKIPLRLILQMTPAAIILVAETWFYFIDTGANKAVVISIFADPTGNPITLVFVAGVLVLLVQYVLLLRLESGFINIATMREPVRVSIVLTLFYMADIILITTGFILANSAVMDTGIMLIGLTGLTYLLFENRYPHFYQLVAREEKQQKYRKSLIQGLSTNKIIQRLRELMEEDKIYRQFELKLDEVASMLFITPHQLSEFINDHIGMNFSSYVNNYRVEEAKELLISNPDQSALSIGLEVGFGSKPSFNTIFKQKTGMTPLEYRKKGIAI
- a CDS encoding FAD-binding oxidoreductase, which codes for MTEETFIPDWTNDPPAPGSYRSIVKIGRPDQIKLPSPEYFHLIQKELKLDRKYFEDRCDGNQRLGPVPASNVDTGAIEAFIEMVGSENVQADDFNRVKYSYGKLPEETFPLKRGKLHEITGAVVHPRDKEDVRKLVGFCNEKKIPIYVYGGGSGTTKALLPEKGGITLVLNTHMNKVLEVNELNSTSRVQAGCMGPQYEEALNNAPQRYHTVHRFTGGHFPQSWELSSVGGWVVTSGSGQASTYYGEPVNLVLSVEVVTPRGVINTIDYPSTATGPRVIDMFKGSEGSFGVVVELTMKVFRYMPENRKYFSYIFPTWPKAIDAAREICQGQFGLPAVLRVSDAEETDHAFQMYPQKPAVEWFLGAFGLKRGRRSICMGIIEGDKDFAKLVKKKMNAIAKSYGGLSIGGSGAKTWEKERYLSFLIGETISDYNILLDTIETPVRWDNVHHIHDSVMAYAHSVPGTMCISHASHFYPYGTNLYFIFGVKGSLEDYISYRTGLVDAMVKAGGTPSHHHGVGRLMNQWMESFLGKEEMDALRAMKTHFDPNNIMNPGGTLGLDIPDSMKR